The following DNA comes from Mucilaginibacter jinjuensis.
CGCAGGTTTCGATAATTTCTTCGCTAAAACCAATGATGTAACCAACATTAAAGGCAGCGATTTACAATTAATCCCGGTTAAAGCCGGTTTAAAATACTATCCGGTAGGTAACTTCTACATTCAGGGCGAAGCAGGTGCTTCATTTGTAACTGATAAAGACAAAGTTGGTGCAGATAAATCAACCGCCTTTGTTTACGCTCCTCAAATTGGTTACCAATTCCCATTGGGTGGTAAAAACTACCTGGATGCCGGTGTACGTTTCGAAAGCAACACCAAATTTGTTGACAACGGCAGCACCAATAACTTCTTCGGTCTGCGTGTTGCTTACGCATTCGGTTTATAATATAAAGCGACTTAATGCTTAGTGATGATGGATTAGCGGCCTGCTTCGTAATGGAGCGGGCCGCTTTGTTTTATGTGAGTGTGATATCCAAAAGTTCAGCGCCGTTGTTGGTGTTGTCACCAACAACTTGCAGTTAGCAAATAGATAATTGTTGGTGACAACACCAACAATGGCGCAGATAGTAACCACAAGTTTGTCATTTCGAAGGAGGTACGACTGAGAAATCTTATGCTATTTATAAGTATGTGATAGAACTTTGCAGTTAAGCATGGCGCATAAGATTTCTCCTATCGTCGAAATGACAAGTTTGATACAGGCTCTTTCAATGTTAAATTAATGTTATGACTTTCCCCTGATACACTAAGTGTACCCTGTACACTGCCGTGACAGTTTTTGCTCAGAGTATTCCTTCTTTTGCAGCAGTCAACCCCAACTAAAAAATGGAACAATTTGCAAAAACACTCGACATTTCTACTACTATCCGTCATTTTACATCTGCAGATCGCGATCCACAGAACTACCCTCAATTAAAAGATGAATTGGTGAGTGAAGAAAACTTCGCCATCATCCGTCACACCGGCAACATGGTAGCCCAGCTGCCCTTTAAAGCCGATCATTATGCCTTAGTATTATGCCTTGCCGGCAACTCAGTACGCACCATTAACCAGTTTAGGTTCGAAGTTTCGGCCAATAGCATGCATATTGCCACGCCGCATTCGTTAAACGCCTGGCATGAGGCATCAGAAGATTTGGATCTTTACATCATCCTCTTTAAAAAAGAATTTCTGGCCGATGGTATGATCCAGGAAGCCGTAGTAAATAGCCTGTTAGATATCAATCCTGAGAAGCCACCCGTTTGCCTGTTGCCAGAAGATAGTGCCGATACCATTGGCACACTGTTTCAAAAACTGGATCATGAATTTCACAGCCAGCAACCGTTTCACAGGCAAATGCTTCGGCTATTATTCTTCGAGTTATTGTTCGAAGCCAATAGAAGAGTGACTGGTCAGAGTGTACCTCCGATACAAATTGCGCATCCAAGCCGTACCCAACAACTGGTTAATCACTATAAAAAACTGGTAGAAGTGCACTTTCTACAATTGCGCACCGTGCAGGAATACGCCGATCTACTGTTTGTTACCGCCAAGCATTTAAGCGAAGTAGTTAAGCAAGAAACAGGTTCAACGCCGCTGCAATTGATCCATAACCGTATTTACCAGGAGGCAAAATATTGGCTATGCTCGTCGGAATTAAGCGTAAAAGAAGTTGCCGATAAGCTCAACTTCGATACCAGCTCGCATTTCAGCCGCTTTTTTAAACATTTTGCGGGTTGTAACCCTACAGAATTTCAGCGCATTAAATGTGCGGTACTTTAATCGAAAATAGGTTATTGTAAGTATTACACCATCGCTTATATTTAGCGCATGAAATATTTTAGTTTAGTAACTATGCTAATACTTGGTGGGCAAGTATTGGCAGCCAAGCCGCCTGTGCCGGTTTATAAAGATAAAAACGCACCGGTTGAAAGCAGGGTAGAGGATTTGCTGAAACGTATGACGCTTGAAGAGAAGATTGAGCAGTTAAACCAGCAAACCGTAGGGGATAATAACAACCCTAACAACAACGGTTATAAAAAGCCTACTTTCCCGGCAGGTATTGGTTCACTAATTTATTTCAGCGCCGATCCTGCATTCCGTAATACGGTGCAGAAACGCGCTATGGAAGAAACCCGTTTGGGTATTCCTATTTTATTCGGTTATGATGTAATTCACGGTTTCCGTACTATATATCCAATTTCACTAGCACAAGGTTGTTCATGGAACCCCGAACTGGTGGAAGAAGCCTGCGCGGTTGCTGCCAAAGAAACCAAATTATCTGGTATCGACTGGACATTTTCGCCAATGATCGACGTTGCCCGCGACCCGCGCTGGGGCCGTGTATCAGAAGGTTATGGAGAAGATCCTTACACCAACGCCATGTTCGGTGTAGCATCGGTTAAAGGTTACCAGGGTAAAAAACTGAACGAGCAATATTCAATTGCTGCTTGTCTGAAACACTATATCGGTTACGGTATGTCAGAAGGTGGCCGCGATTATCATTATGCCGATATTTCTGCCCAATCACTTTGGGAAACCTATATGGTGCCTTACGAGGCTGGTGTAAAAGCTGGTGCAGCTACTTTAATGAGTGGATTTAACGATATCAGCGGCATCCCGGCTTCGGCTAACCCTTATACCTTAACCGAGGTTTTAAAAGGTCGCTGGAAACATGACGGTTTCGTGGTGTCTGACTGGGGTTCGGTAGAGCAACTGATGGCACAGGGCGTAGCTAAAGACCGCAAAGAGGCCGGACTTAAAGCATTTATGGCCGGTGTTGAAATGGATATGGTTGATGACATTTACGGCCAAAACCTGAAACAACTCATCGACGAAAAAAAGGTGCCGATGACTAAAATTGATGATGCGGTTAAACGTATCCTGCGCATTAAGTTCCGTCTGGGTTTGTTCGATAATCCATATACCCCAATTGTTGCTGAACGTTATTTGCAACCAGAAAGCAAGGCTGTTGCCGCGAAACTGGCTACAGAATCAATGGTGTTATTGAAAAACAAGTCTAAAGTATTGCCTTTAGGCTCAAACATCAAGTCAATTGCGTTGGTTGGTCCGCTGGCTAAAGATCAGGCTGATCTGATCGGTAACTGGTCGGCACAGGGTGATCCTAAAGATGCAGAGACTATCATTGATGGTTTCAATAAAGAGTTCGCTCAAAAAGCGCAGATCAACTACGCTAAAGGAACCGAGATTGACGGTACAGACGAAAGCGGCATTGCAGAAGCTGTTGCCGCAGCCCAAAAATCAGACGTTGTGGTAGTTTGCCTCGGCGAAAAGAAAACATGGAGCGGTGAAAATACCTCACGTTCAAATATCTCCTTACCTGCTATCCAGGAAAAATTGGTTGCCGAGTTAAAGAAAACCGGTAAACCTATTGTATTGGTACTGGCAAACGGCCGCCCGTTGGAGCTGGTTCGTCTGGAGCCTATGGCCGATGCTATTGTAGAGATGTGGCAACCGGGTGTTGCAGGTGGTACTGCATTGGCTTCCATCATTTCGGGCCGTGTAAACCCATCTGGTAAACTGGATATTACTTTCCCTTTGACTACAGGCCAGATCCCTACTTATTATGATATGCGCCAGAGCGCGCGCCCAAATTCTGGCAAGTACCAGGATATCCCGACTGATCCATTGTACTGGTTCGGTCACGGTTTAAGCTATACCGATTTTACGTATGCGCCAATCAGTTTATCGGCTGCACAGATCCACAAAAATCAAAAATTGGTGGCTACTGTTGAGGTGAGCAATACAGGTGGTGTTACCGGTAAAGAAACTGCGTTGTGGTATATCGCATCGCACGCAAGCTCTATCTCTCGCCCGATGAAAGAGCTGAAACACTTTGAGAAAAAAGAGATTGCCGCAGGTGGAAAATACGTGTACAAATTTGAGATTGACCCCATGCGCGACCTGAGTTTCCCGGATGCAGATGGTAAAAAACATCTTGAATCTGGCGATTTTGTGATTATGGCAGGTAACCAAAAAATAAAATTCGAATTGGTAGATTAAGGCATTTCTTAAATACTAAGTAGATCAAAAACAGCTCATTCCCAAAAAGAATGAGCTGTTTTTATTTAACGTTTCAGTTAAATCTCTAAATATATTAGCAAAGATTTTTCAACAAACGTTGTAATACCAATGGGTTTGCGTAATTTCAGCCTGATTTATGGGACAGGCGCTACGCATCACTTTTGAACAACAGGATTACACAATCAAGTTATTATCACCAACCCCTCCTGATCTGGGAGCTACCGAATTAGAGGTTGAAGTTTTGGAAGAAAACAGGACTTTGGTTTTAAATGATAAGGTTTGGAAATTTAAAGAAAACGAAGACGCAGGTCTTAACCGTTTGGCCGATGCTATTGGTAAAAGCATCCGTTTACGTTACCGTATCTGATCACCTAACAGCGATTAATGAAAGTAATTATTGCCGAAAAGCCATCGGTAGCACGCGAAATTGCCAAGGTATTTGGCGCTAACCAAAAACGCGAAGGCTATATCGAAGGCAAGGGCTATACCTTTACCTGGGCCTTTGGCCACCTGTTGCAATTAGCCCCGCCGCAAGAGTACGGCTTTTATGGCTGGAGCGTACAAAACCTGCCCATGCTGCCCGCCAAATTCAAGCTTTCTATCCGCAAGGTAAAAAGTAAGGATGGCATGATCGAAGATCCATCAGTCCGCAAACAGCTCGACATTATCCAAAAACTTTTTGACGAAGCCACCGAAATTATTGTGGCAACGGATGCCGGGCGCGAGGGTGAACTCATCTTTCGCTATATTTATTACTATTTAAAATGCAAAAAGCCGTTTAAAAGGCTTTGGATCTCATCGCAAACCGATGAGGCCATTAAAGAAGGTTTCCGCAATTTAAAACCGGGGACTGATTACGATGCATTATTTAACTCTGCTCACTGCCGCTCACAATCAGACTGGCTGGTGGGGATGAATGCCACGCAGGCGCTGAGTCTTTCTGCCGGTACACGTTCAGTACTTTCACTGGGCCGTGTGCAAACGCCAACGCTGGCCATGATCTGCTCACGGTATCTGGAGAACAAGAACTTCGTTCCGCAGACTTATTACCAGGTTGCTATACAGGTTGATAAAGACGGGCAAATGTTCCGCGCTATATCACCAGAAAATTATAAAACTAAAGAAGACGCCCAGGTTATACTGGATCAGGTACAGGATGTTGCTGCCGGTTTTCCTGCCGGAGGTCATATCCTCAACGTGGAGGCCAAGCCCCGCAAAGAGCCGCCACCGCTATTGCACGATCTGAGTAGTTTACAGCAAGAGGCTAATAAGCGAAAAGGTTTTACGGCAGATCAAACCTTGTCGCTGCTTCAAAATCTCTATGAAAGCAAACTGGTAACCTACCCGCGTACAGGCAGCCGCTACATTGGTGATGATGTTTTTGCGACCGTACCAAGCTTGATCGATAAATATAAAGATCACCCGCAATTCGGCAAACAGGCAACTTTTCTCTCCGAAAATAAACTGAGTAAACGCAGCGTTAACGCTAAAAAGGTGACGGATCACCACGCTATTTTACCTACGGGTGAGGTGCCGTATCAACTCTCGGACGATAAACAGGCCATTTACGATATGGTAGTTGGCCGCATGCTCGAAGCCTTTCACCAGGATTGTATTAAGGAGATCACCAAAATTACGATACAATCGGGCAGTAAATTTATGGCCAGCGGTACAGTGATCGGCATTCCGGGATGGCGTGCTGTATTTAACGAGCCTGATGAAGAGAAGAAAGACGAAGAAAATGCTTCGCTACCCAAAGTAGTACAGGGCGAAAATTTGCCCGTGCCTAATAAAGCCATCCTCGAAAAGCAAACCAAACCCAAGCCGCTTTACAACGAGGCTAGTTTATTGAAAGCGCTCGAAACTGCAGGCAAGGAAATTGACGACGAGGAACTGCGTTACGCTATGAAAGATAGCGGATTGGGTACGCCTGCAACCCGCGCATCCATCATCGAAACATTAATAAAACGTGATTACGTGCAGCGCGAAAAGAAGAACCTGCTGCCTACCAAAATGGGTCTTGCAGTATACACTGTAGTCAAAGATCAAAAAATAGCCCAGGCGGAACTGACAGGCACCTGGGAAAAACGACTGGAAGAAATCCGTTCGGGGGCATCGGTGGTTGATTTTCAGGAAGAGATTAAAACCTATACCCGTACCATTACTAACGAATTGCTGATATCGGGCAGAGGGCTCGCCGTTGCCAAAGAAGCAGTTGCATCTAAATAAAACAGAACAAAAACATCTTCGTAGCAGTTAAGCTTATTTGCTTAATAATATCATAAATATTTTGATATGAATTTGTTACTTACGTATAAGTCTTTTTAAACGTAAGTATATTAATAATACTTATTTTATCCTTATAATAGTTCTCGATATCTGTAGCTGATACATTAGAAACTGCGATGCATAAGAAACTGGAACTTTACGAAAAGGTAACACCTTTAGCGCAGCTTGGTATTTGGCAAAGAAACCTTGTTACGGGCGAAATTTACTGGAACCAGTATGTAAGGGATATTTATGAAGTTGGTCCCGATGTATTATATCTTACATTAGAAGAGGCCGCCGAATTTTACCTGGACCAGGATATTGTACGCTCGGTAATAGAATATGGTATTAGTTCGGGTGAGCCACAGGTTGGCGAGTTTAGGCTTAGAAGCGCCAGAGGGGTACTTAAGTGGGTAAAAATGCGGATTCATGCCAACTATGAAGACGGCGAATGCACCATTATTTATGGTACGCTTGAAGATATAACCAGCCAGGTTAATATGATCCGCGCGTTGGAAGAGCGGGAAGAAAAATTTCACCAGGCTTTTGATTACGCACCTATCGGGATGGCGCTCGTAGCCCCGGATGGCCATTGGATTAAGGTAAATAATAGCTTGTGCAGCCTGTTGGGCTATGATGAAGAAGAGTTTTTAAAACACACATTTCAGGATTTTACCCACCCCGATGATCTCGACCTTGATCTGAGCCACATGTACCGCCTGCTCAATAACGAGATCACTACTTATAATATCGAGAAAAGGTATTTCCATAAATTGGGTCACCAGATCTGGATCTACCTCAGCGTAACGCTGGTACGTGATGCCGACAGTGTGCCCCTGTATTTTGTTTCCCAGATAAAGGATATAACTGATCGCAAGCGATCGATGGAGATACTGTTGCGCGAACGGCAGCGCCTCGATAATATTTTAAAAAGTACCCAGGTTGGTACCTGGGAGTGGCACATACCCACTGATGAGACTGTTTATAATAAAAGATCGGCCGCTATATTAGGTTATTTACCTAACGAGCTTGGGGCTGATACAATGGCTGCCTGGCATGATCTGATCCACCCGGATGACCGGGACATTAATGCTTTAGAGCTGGAAAAATGCTTTAAAAAGGAAGAGAAATTTTATGCCTGCGAATGCCGCATGATGCATAAAAACGGTGATTGGATTTGGGTAGAGGTAAGGGGCAAAGTAGTAAAATGGAGTGATGACGATAAGCCATTGCTGATGCTGGGTACCTACGCCGATATCCATGATAGAAAAGCCATGGAGCAGGAGCGCAAACAGGCTATGGAAGTTATTAGTGGGCAAAACGGCCGTTTGCTAAACTTTGCACATATTGTATCGCACAACCTGCGTTCGCACACCGGTAACATACAAATGCTGCTGGATATGATAACCCACGAAACCGACGATGAGGAAAAGCAAAAGATGATGCAAATGCTGGTGATTAATACAGCCAATTTGCAGCAAACGCTTGCCCATTTAAATGATGTGGTTGATGTACACAGCAACAAGGAGTACAGCAAAAAAATATTAAACCTACACCAGGAAATTCACCGCATGCTCGAGGTTTTGTCGTTATCTTTAAGACAGGTAAACGCAAAACTATCTGTTGATGTTGATCCCGGCATCAGCATACAATATGACCCGGCTTATTTGGAGAGCATTTTATTAAATTTGTTAACCAACAGTATTAAGTACCGCCATCCCGACAGGGCTTTACATATTGATATTAAAGTTTACGAGCTGAACAATATAGTAACGCTCGAAATAACAGATAATGGGATAGGGATTGATCTTGGTTTGCACGGGCACAAGCTTTTTGGCATGTACAAAACTTTCCATGATAATAATGATGCGCGGGGAATAGGCCTGTTTTTGGTTAAGAACCAGGTTGATGCCATGGGTGGTAAAATTGAAGCCCGGAGCACAGTAAATGAAGGAACTACTTTTAAAATAGAATTTAGCTGATACGTATGAGAAAATTAGACATTGCCTGTATTATTGATGACGATAAAATATTTACCTATGTTTTATCGAAACAAATGAAAGTGGTTGACTTTTGTGAAAACCTGCTGGTGTTTCATAACGGCCTCGAAGCCATAAAATATCTTAAACCCATCCTCGAATCGCCCGAAATATTGCCCGATGTGATACTGCTCGATTTAAACATGCCCGTGATGGATGGCTGGCAGTTTTTAGATGAGTTTATTAAATTTAAGGTGAGCAAAAAAATTACGGTTTACATTGTAAGCTCATCTATAGATGTAGCCGACCATGCCAAAGCAGCAACTTATAAAGCCATATCAAATTTCTATATCAAACCCATCTCGCGCGATGATCTGGCCCAGATAATGGCTGAGATTAGTGCTGCGTAAAGCTCGCAAATACAGGATGCGGAATGGCTATTAATACATATTTAAACTCATTTCGCATCCTGTAATTTTTCTTTTAAGTTTGCATTGCTTTTGGTTCCCGGTGAAAACCGGGATTAAAAGGGAAGCCGGTGTAAATCCGGGACTGTCCCGCAGCTGTAAGCTCCATATACCAAAGCCCATTCTTTTAGTCACTGTGCCGATTTTGATCGGTGTGGGAAGACCGGGCCGAGGGGAGTAAGTCAGAAGACCTGCCATCGCACATATTGATTCATAGCTTTCGGGGATTGAAGCTGGAATGATGATACCTTTCGTGTATTTCATTTTTTAGTGCTGTCATACTGTTTGCTGTGGGGTTTTAACTCACACAAAACACATGAAATTATTTTTACTAAGTGCGGTAAAATGCATTTGTAGTAATACAGGTTTGCTTTTTCGGCAGTCCACTTTAGTGGGCTGTACGCTGCTTTTGTGCACCCCGCCAATAGCACAAAAAGAGCACGCTATTCATTTCAAACCAGGTTCAACCCAAAACCTTTGTCTCAATAATCCCATTACCAGGGCATTCCACACGCATCTATTAATCCCGAATAAAAACTTATGGTAAAGCAAAAAAATGTAAAGGCGCTCATCGCATTATGCGCACTTGTAAGCCTCTTATGGGCATCCTGTAAAAAGGATAAAGACGATACAGCAACACCGGTAACCGACCATACCAGGCCGGTAACCGCTACCAGCAATGCTTATGTAAGCAATCTGTTTGAGTTTAACCCGGCTCCCGGTCAGTTTACCAATACCAGTTTGGGCGATACCGTTGCAGCCAAAGGTACGCTGAAAACTAACCAGGGTTTGGTGAGTTTGGGGGCCTGGGGTGGTTACATAATTGTAGGCTTTGATCATACGGTGCTGGATGTTAGCGGCAAAACCGATTTTATCGTTTACGGCAACGCCTTCGCCAGTTTTGCCGAACCCGGTGTGATATGGGTAATGCAGGATACCAACGGCAATGGCAAACCCGACGATACCTGGTACGAAATTAAAGGCAGCGCTTATGGTAAACCAGGTTATAACGCCAATTACTCGGTAACCTATACCCGCCCCAAATGCGATACCTGTAGTGTGCCCTGGAAAGATAACCTGGGTAAAACAGGGATGGTGCAAACCAATGTATTCCATACACAAGCCTACTTCCCTAAGGGCATTAAGGGCGATACCTATACTTTAACCGGCTCTTTGCTGCCGTCAACTAATATTAACGACAGCAACCCGTCTTTCATCACCAGTGCTTCTTTTGATTATGGCTACGCCGATAACTCTGCCGGCGGCGATAAAATCGACATTGCTACGGCTGTAGATACCAAAGGGAACCCGGTAAACCTCAAGGGTATCGACTTTATAAAAGTGCAAACAGGCATACTTTACAACATGGGCTGGCTGGGCGAGCAATCGACCGAGTTTACTGGCGCAGCCGATCTGAGCCTGCTTAAAAACTAAACAAATTAAATACACGCATATAATACATTAAGAATGAAAAGAACAATTACTTTAAAATTAGGGATTGGCGCATTGGGCATTTTGCTGATGGCCGCGGCATCTTGTAAAAAGGATAACGTTGGTGACGGCAACTTTGCGGCAAGGCCGGAGATCTCATCTATCGGCGGTAAGCTTGCTGATACGGTTACCGTTGGCAAATCGCTAACCATACACCCTAAACTGAACACGAAAAACGTAGTATATACCTGGACGGTAAATGGCACCAACAAAGGCACCGATTCTACATTTACGTTTACACCAGATACCCGCGGCGATTATACCATTAATTTTAAAGCCAGCACAGCAGGCGGTTACTCATCTGCCGATTACAAGATCCACGTTTTAGGCAAGTATGAGAACGGTTTCTTTATTATTAACGAGGGATGGTTTGGCCATGGTACGGGTAGCGTGAGTTTCTATAGGTATGATACCAAGACTAAGGAGGACAGTATCTTCACCAAAGAAAACCCGGGCAAAACGCTTGATCCGGCAACTTCAACTTTAGAGAACGCTACCATCTTTAACAACAACCTGTTCCTGGTAGCCAAAGTAGGCGGCCCGATGGTGGTTACCGATGCTTATTCGTTAAAAGAAATTGCCCGTATCCCGGCAGTGGGCGGCAGCAACTGGCAGGGTTTTGTTGGGGTTGATAACACCAAAGGTTTATTAACTTCAGGCAGTGGGATATATCCGTTCGATTTAACAACTTACACGGCAGGCGCTAAACTAACAAGCGTTACCGGTTCTGTAGGCGATGTTATTAAAGCCGGCAATTACATCTTTGTACTATCGCAAACACAAGGTGTGGTGATCTTAAATGCGAGCGATTATTCGGTAGCTAAAAAAATCCCGTCTATGCTGGTAGCATTTGCCAAAACACCTGATGGCTCGGTTTGGGCAGCGGGAGGCACCTCATTGGTTAAAATTAACCCAACCACTTTGGATGTTACCACCACTACTGTACCGTTTACGGTTTTCGGTTCATGGGGCGCATGGCACCCGGGATCAATTACTGCATCAACAAAAGAAAATACTATATATTTGGCAAAGAATGCATCGTTTAGCGGTGGCACAACCATTTATAAATATGTAGATGGTAATGCAGCATCATTACAAACGCCGTTTATTACCCTGCCAACAGGCAAAGTATTATATGGTGCAGGTATTGGTTATAATGTGCAGACAGATCAGTTGGTGGTTAGCACCGTACAATCGGGTTTCGGCACTGCCTACAGTGTTAATGATCTTGATTTTTATGACACTACCACCGGTGCTTTAAAAACTGATTTTGCATACAGCGGATATTATTTCCCTGCTACATTTGTATTTCATCAGTAAATCAATTTCGGGTCTGCAATTGCGCAGATCTGCTTTAAAAATAAACATGAACTGCGGTGAGAGGCAGAACATGCTGTGTGTTCAAAGGCTGCTTTATGCAGCCTTTGCCATTTGCTATTGCTTTATAAGATAATTTGCTTTAAGTTTAAAAAACCTAATTACAAATCTTAAATTCTTATCTCTATGGCACAATTTAGTCAGGCGTTCCAAATTACCATGGGTAATGAGGGAGGCTATGCAAACAATCCAAATGATAGTGGTGGCGAAACCTACAAGGGTATAGCCAAAAATTACTGGCCTAACTGGTCGGGCTGGCCAACAGTTGATAGTGCAGTTGCCTCTAATCCACCCAGCATTAACCAGGTTTTAAACAATAATGCACAGCTGCAAACACTGGTGCAATCATTCTACAAGGCTAATTTCTGGGATACTGAGTCGTTAGACAGTATTAATGATCAGCAAATTGGCAACCAGCTTTTTGATACCGCAGTTAATATGGGCACAGGGATAGCTGCTATGTTTTTGCAACAAGGCGTAAATACCTTATCGCCGGGTAAATTAACTGTAGACAGGCAAGTTGGCCCGCTTACGATAGCAGCAGCCAATGCCGAAAACGCAGAAGATTTATACAACGCTATATGCCAGTTACGCAGGGCAAGGTACCAGAATATTATTGATGCTAACCCATCACAAGCGCAATTTGCTACCTCGTGGTTTAGCCGTATTACGCCTTATCAGCAAGCGTAGGTTGTTTTTTGTTCAAGAGGCGTACTAGCCATGGCAGGCTTAAGCCCTGACCAATTAAGGTAAATAGCACAACCACAACCGATATAAAGATGATGGCGCTCCGTTGAGGAAACGGATCGCCATTATTTAGTTTATGTGGTAAGCCAATGGCAATAGCCAGCGAAACAATCCCCCGCATACCCGACCAGCTTATGATCAGGCTGTTCTTAAAATCGAGCAGGGCGCGTTCGGTTATTTTACCTTTACCTTGTTTAAAATGCTGTTGTAAATTAGCCTGCTGCATAAACACGCGGCCCATTCTTAGTAACAGCGCTACAATAGTGATTATTAACCCATAACCCACATAAGGTAATATTTGCGCGGGTGTAACGGTTTTTACCACGTGCGGCAATTGCAGGCCGATAAGGATAAAGATCAATCCGTTGAGCAGGAATATAATAATATCCCATATCGCTTTCGATTGCTGTTTGAAATTTTCAGGGAAAACCACTTTGCCAAAACGTGCAATCCCAAGGCCCAGTATCACCACGGCAATAACGCCTGATACGTGCAGATCTTCGGCCACCAAATAAGCTACGAAGGGTGCGAGCAGCATAAAACTAATGGTAACCAGGCGATTTTTGTGAGTCCGTTTAATGATTTGGGCCAGCAGTCTCCCTATCAGGAAACCAACTACATAACCACCACCCATTAAAACAGCAAACTGCAATGCCGCTTTCCAGAATATAAAGGCGCTGCCTGCAACAGCAGCCACAGCAAAGCGGTAACTCACCAGGGCCGATGCATCGTTAATTAAACTTTCGCCCTCCAGTATAGTGTTTGTTTTGTGCGACAGGCCCAGGCCTTTGGTAATGCTCATGGCAGCCACAGCATCCGTTGCTGAAAGTATAGCGCCCAGTACAAAAGAAATTGGCCAGCCCATATCCGGGATTAAATAATGCGCAACAACAGCTATACCAAGGGTGGTTATAAAAACCAGTGTAATAGCCAGTGTGCTGATGGTATTGATGTTCACCCTAAATTCTTCGTACGAGATATTGAAGGCTGCATCATAGAGCAGT
Coding sequences within:
- a CDS encoding cell surface protein, translating into MVKQKNVKALIALCALVSLLWASCKKDKDDTATPVTDHTRPVTATSNAYVSNLFEFNPAPGQFTNTSLGDTVAAKGTLKTNQGLVSLGAWGGYIIVGFDHTVLDVSGKTDFIVYGNAFASFAEPGVIWVMQDTNGNGKPDDTWYEIKGSAYGKPGYNANYSVTYTRPKCDTCSVPWKDNLGKTGMVQTNVFHTQAYFPKGIKGDTYTLTGSLLPSTNINDSNPSFITSASFDYGYADNSAGGDKIDIATAVDTKGNPVNLKGIDFIKVQTGILYNMGWLGEQSTEFTGAADLSLLKN
- a CDS encoding DUF5074 domain-containing protein; the protein is MKRTITLKLGIGALGILLMAAASCKKDNVGDGNFAARPEISSIGGKLADTVTVGKSLTIHPKLNTKNVVYTWTVNGTNKGTDSTFTFTPDTRGDYTINFKASTAGGYSSADYKIHVLGKYENGFFIINEGWFGHGTGSVSFYRYDTKTKEDSIFTKENPGKTLDPATSTLENATIFNNNLFLVAKVGGPMVVTDAYSLKEIARIPAVGGSNWQGFVGVDNTKGLLTSGSGIYPFDLTTYTAGAKLTSVTGSVGDVIKAGNYIFVLSQTQGVVILNASDYSVAKKIPSMLVAFAKTPDGSVWAAGGTSLVKINPTTLDVTTTTVPFTVFGSWGAWHPGSITASTKENTIYLAKNASFSGGTTIYKYVDGNAASLQTPFITLPTGKVLYGAGIGYNVQTDQLVVSTVQSGFGTAYSVNDLDFYDTTTGALKTDFAYSGYYFPATFVFHQ
- a CDS encoding glycoside hydrolase family 108 protein — translated: MAQFSQAFQITMGNEGGYANNPNDSGGETYKGIAKNYWPNWSGWPTVDSAVASNPPSINQVLNNNAQLQTLVQSFYKANFWDTESLDSINDQQIGNQLFDTAVNMGTGIAAMFLQQGVNTLSPGKLTVDRQVGPLTIAAANAENAEDLYNAICQLRRARYQNIIDANPSQAQFATSWFSRITPYQQA
- a CDS encoding Na+/H+ antiporter, whose protein sequence is MENYSIVIFIMAIMIGLSAIADYIKLPYPILLIVAGIAVGFIPDLPKIDLNPEIVFLIFLPPLLYDAAFNISYEEFRVNINTISTLAITLVFITTLGIAVVAHYLIPDMGWPISFVLGAILSATDAVAAMSITKGLGLSHKTNTILEGESLINDASALVSYRFAVAAVAGSAFIFWKAALQFAVLMGGGYVVGFLIGRLLAQIIKRTHKNRLVTISFMLLAPFVAYLVAEDLHVSGVIAVVILGLGIARFGKVVFPENFKQQSKAIWDIIIFLLNGLIFILIGLQLPHVVKTVTPAQILPYVGYGLIITIVALLLRMGRVFMQQANLQQHFKQGKGKITERALLDFKNSLIISWSGMRGIVSLAIAIGLPHKLNNGDPFPQRSAIIFISVVVVLFTLIGQGLSLPWLVRLLNKKQPTLADKA